Proteins from one Bacilli bacterium genomic window:
- the rsgA gene encoding ribosome small subunit-dependent GTPase A, which translates to MPNGLIMKALSGYYYVRPDDASGNELVQCRARGVFKIKGVTPLVGDRVVYTVTENGEGTVAEIFPRRSELIRPPIANPDFALLVFSTREPDLNLTLLDKFLVHVEKAGLEAAICFTKLDLAIKSEDFRTTAGMTVREARECYERIGYDTFLVCARDGTGIPDLYAKLQNRMTVVAGQSGVGKSSLLNALITDLRLETAPISMKLGRGKHTTRHVELIGLPHGGMIADTPGFSQLDFADIAPDELTQYFREFAQYADSCKYRGCLHVSEPGCQVRRAKESGGIAPHRYENYRIFLEELKAKKRRC; encoded by the coding sequence ATGCCGAATGGCCTGATTATGAAAGCGCTCAGCGGCTATTATTATGTGCGGCCCGACGATGCAAGCGGTAACGAGCTTGTGCAATGCCGGGCGCGCGGCGTGTTCAAGATTAAAGGCGTAACCCCTTTAGTCGGTGACCGCGTTGTGTATACCGTCACGGAAAACGGCGAAGGAACAGTGGCGGAAATTTTTCCCCGCCGCTCCGAACTGATCCGGCCGCCCATTGCCAATCCCGATTTTGCCCTGCTCGTGTTTTCAACGCGGGAGCCGGATTTAAACCTGACGCTGCTCGATAAGTTTCTGGTGCATGTTGAAAAAGCCGGCCTGGAGGCGGCGATTTGTTTTACCAAACTCGATTTGGCCATAAAGAGCGAGGACTTTCGGACAACAGCCGGCATGACTGTTCGCGAAGCGCGGGAATGCTACGAGCGAATCGGTTACGACACTTTCCTCGTATGCGCCAGGGACGGCACGGGAATACCCGATTTGTACGCCAAATTGCAAAACCGGATGACGGTTGTCGCCGGACAATCCGGAGTAGGCAAGTCGTCGTTGCTGAATGCGCTGATTACGGATTTGCGGTTGGAAACCGCGCCGATCAGCATGAAATTGGGGCGGGGCAAACACACGACCCGCCATGTGGAATTAATCGGATTGCCGCATGGCGGCATGATCGCCGATACGCCCGGCTTTAGCCAGTTGGACTTTGCGGATATTGCGCCGGATGAGCTTACGCAATATTTTCGGGAGTTTGCGCAATATGCCGATAGTTGCAAATATCGCGGATGTTTGCATGTATCCGAACCCGGCTGCCAGGTTCGCCGGGCGAAGGAGTCGGGCGGGATCGCACCGCACCGGTACGAAAATTACCGGATTTTTTTGGAAGAACTGAAAGCAAAAAAGAGGAGGTGCTAA
- the rpe gene encoding ribulose-phosphate 3-epimerase, which yields MIRIAPSILSADFARLGEEIRDVAQKGADWIHVDVMDGHFVPNMTIGVPVVKSIRPCTELPLDVHLMIENPDFYIPDFAAAGADMITVHVEACRHLHRTVELIKQQGKKAGLALNPATPVTAIEPMLPFADLVLIMTVNPGFGGQQFISMTLKKIKQLRSLLAERGLKHIDIEVDGGINEQTAAAVAAAGANVFVAGNAIFTASDRAAAIAGIRRAAMQTVKR from the coding sequence ATGATCCGCATCGCTCCGTCAATTCTTTCCGCCGATTTTGCCAGGCTGGGAGAAGAAATCCGGGATGTTGCCCAAAAGGGAGCGGACTGGATACATGTCGATGTGATGGATGGGCATTTTGTGCCGAATATGACCATCGGCGTACCGGTGGTCAAAAGCATCCGCCCTTGCACCGAATTGCCCCTTGACGTCCATTTGATGATTGAAAACCCGGACTTTTACATACCGGATTTTGCTGCCGCGGGCGCGGATATGATCACAGTGCATGTCGAAGCCTGCCGCCATTTGCATCGGACGGTGGAATTAATCAAACAGCAGGGAAAGAAAGCAGGATTGGCGTTAAATCCGGCGACGCCGGTTACGGCTATCGAGCCGATGCTGCCGTTTGCCGATCTCGTGCTCATCATGACGGTAAATCCGGGCTTTGGCGGCCAGCAGTTCATTTCCATGACGCTTAAGAAAATCAAACAATTGCGCAGTCTGCTTGCGGAACGAGGATTGAAACATATCGATATTGAAGTGGACGGCGGCATCAATGAACAGACCGCCGCCGCAGTCGCAGCGGCCGGCGCAAACGTGTTCGTTGCGGGGAACGCCATTTTTACGGCCTCCGACCGCGCTGCCGCAATCGCCGGCATCCGGCGCGCGGCCATGCAAACGGTAAAGCGTTAA
- the spoVM gene encoding stage V sporulation protein SpoVM, with translation MKFYTIKLPKFLGGFVKAILNTFQKN, from the coding sequence ATGAAATTCTACACAATCAAGCTGCCGAAATTTTTGGGAGGGTTTGTGAAAGCGATTTTGAATACGTTTCAGAAAAACTGA
- the rpmB gene encoding 50S ribosomal protein L28: MSRKCFVTGKSPKQGNHVSHANNKTKRTWGVNVQKVRILVDGKPKRVYVSTRALKSGKVLRV; encoded by the coding sequence ATGTCGCGTAAATGTTTCGTGACCGGAAAATCTCCGAAGCAAGGAAATCATGTTTCTCACGCCAACAATAAAACGAAGCGCACTTGGGGAGTTAACGTGCAAAAAGTGCGCATCTTGGTGGACGGCAAGCCGAAACGGGTTTATGTCAGCACCAGGGCATTAAAATCCGGAAAAGTCTTACGCGTATAA
- a CDS encoding Asp23/Gls24 family envelope stress response protein — MPIEMAGENGKILISDEVIAVVAGSAALDCYGLVGMSSRKLKDGIAEMLGRENLGRGVAVRRENDMLHIDLYVIVSYGTKISEVAHNIQLKVKYVLNEIVGLHVDHVNIFVQGVRVSR; from the coding sequence ATGCCCATTGAAATGGCCGGCGAGAACGGCAAAATCCTCATTTCGGATGAAGTAATAGCGGTAGTTGCCGGTTCGGCGGCGCTGGATTGCTACGGATTGGTCGGGATGTCTTCGCGCAAGCTGAAAGACGGCATCGCCGAGATGTTGGGGCGGGAAAATCTGGGCCGCGGCGTCGCGGTGCGCCGGGAAAATGACATGCTGCATATTGATTTATATGTCATTGTCAGTTACGGCACAAAAATTTCCGAAGTCGCGCACAACATTCAATTGAAAGTGAAATACGTGTTGAACGAGATCGTGGGGTTGCATGTCGATCATGTCAATATTTTTGTGCAAGGAGTTCGCGTATCTCGATAG
- a CDS encoding DAK2 domain-containing protein — protein MSKRFINGTDFSTMVAAGAEFLAARVQNVNALNVFPVPDGDTGTNMNLTLSSGAESLRKKPSAHLGEAAETFAKGLLMGARGNSGVILSQLFRGFAKGVAGLSQADPQAFATALQQGVETAYKAVIKPVEGTILTVSREAAKHGMAVSRRADNILDLLNEVHGQAQRALARTPEQLPVLKQVGVVDAGGQGLVFIYAGFIQALRQDGGSPAPVIAEPPQGNAQAHLPAEKKRSAQSQLATEEIEFGYCTEFIVKLGTRMLQDHAFSEDEFRRQMGRLGDSLLVVADGELVKVHIHTEAPGDVMNAAMKYGALTKIKIENMREQHTHILEQDEYSEDGSLIPATNNPVDAAEIAEEKAYGFVAIAAGSGISDIFTSIGVDYVLSGGQTMNPSTADIVEAVNRVRANTVFVLPNNSNIILAAEQAKELAQRNIEVIRTKTMQQGMAALLAFQENADLSANLDAMRRAVQQIRSGQVTFAVRDSQFADITIKEGNYLAMAENQIVAASPDLLAVCMELMQKMIVNGDEMVTVFTGADADEDVTNRMLARIKEQFPEVELEVHFGGQPLYFYLFSVE, from the coding sequence TTGAGTAAGCGCTTTATCAACGGTACTGATTTTAGCACCATGGTGGCGGCAGGCGCCGAATTCCTTGCGGCACGAGTGCAAAATGTGAATGCGTTAAACGTTTTTCCCGTACCTGACGGCGATACGGGCACGAATATGAACTTGACCTTGTCTTCCGGAGCGGAAAGCTTGCGGAAGAAGCCGTCCGCGCATTTGGGCGAGGCGGCTGAAACGTTTGCAAAAGGCTTGTTGATGGGAGCGAGGGGCAACTCGGGCGTCATTTTGTCGCAATTGTTCCGCGGCTTTGCCAAAGGCGTGGCGGGGTTGTCCCAGGCGGATCCGCAAGCGTTTGCCACAGCATTGCAGCAAGGTGTGGAAACGGCTTACAAAGCGGTCATCAAGCCGGTGGAGGGAACCATTCTGACGGTGTCGCGGGAAGCGGCCAAACATGGTATGGCTGTTTCCCGGCGCGCTGACAATATTCTGGATTTGCTGAACGAAGTGCATGGACAAGCGCAGCGGGCGCTTGCGCGAACGCCTGAGCAGCTTCCCGTCCTGAAACAGGTTGGCGTTGTTGATGCGGGTGGACAAGGCCTGGTATTCATCTATGCGGGGTTTATCCAGGCGCTTAGGCAAGATGGCGGATCGCCGGCGCCGGTTATCGCCGAGCCGCCGCAAGGGAATGCGCAAGCACATCTTCCCGCCGAAAAAAAACGCAGCGCGCAATCGCAGCTTGCGACGGAAGAAATCGAATTCGGCTATTGCACGGAGTTTATCGTAAAACTGGGTACGCGCATGCTGCAAGACCATGCTTTTTCCGAAGACGAATTCCGCAGGCAAATGGGCCGGTTGGGCGATTCGTTGCTGGTTGTTGCCGACGGCGAATTGGTAAAAGTACATATTCATACGGAAGCGCCGGGCGATGTCATGAATGCGGCCATGAAATACGGCGCGTTGACGAAAATCAAAATTGAAAACATGCGCGAGCAGCATACGCATATCCTCGAACAGGATGAATACAGCGAAGACGGCAGCCTGATACCGGCAACGAACAATCCGGTAGACGCGGCGGAAATTGCGGAAGAAAAAGCATACGGTTTTGTCGCGATCGCTGCCGGCAGCGGAATTTCCGATATTTTCACGAGCATCGGCGTGGATTATGTGCTGTCCGGCGGGCAGACGATGAATCCCAGCACGGCCGATATTGTGGAAGCCGTCAATCGGGTGCGGGCGAATACGGTATTCGTTTTGCCAAACAACTCCAACATTATTTTGGCTGCGGAGCAAGCGAAGGAACTGGCGCAGCGAAACATCGAAGTGATCCGTACCAAAACCATGCAACAGGGCATGGCGGCGCTTCTGGCTTTTCAGGAAAATGCCGACCTTTCCGCAAATCTTGACGCGATGCGGCGGGCCGTGCAGCAAATACGCTCGGGCCAGGTCACGTTTGCCGTTCGCGATTCGCAGTTTGCGGACATTACGATCAAAGAAGGCAATTATTTGGCGATGGCCGAAAACCAAATCGTCGCCGCTTCGCCCGATTTGCTCGCCGTATGCATGGAGCTTATGCAAAAGATGATCGTCAATGGCGACGAAATGGTGACCGTTTTCACCGGGGCGGACGCCGACGAAGATGTCACCAACCGGATGCTTGCGCGGATTAAGGAGCAGTTTCCCGAAGTTGAACTGGAAGTGCATTTTGGCGGTCAGCCATTATATTTTTATTTGTTTTCTGTGGAATAA